TCTTGGCTATCGTATTCTTTGTGATGAAAGCGATGAGCGGAGATGCAGGTATCAAGGTGGCCGTCGACAAAACCTATTACCGGGACATCACAGAGCTTGTCAGCGCTTCGGGAAAAGTATACCCGGAAATAGAGGTCAAGGTGAGTTCCGACGTTAGCGGGGAAGTCACGGAGCTGTTGGTCAAGGAAGGAGATACTGTTAAAAAAGGCCAGGTGGTGGCCCGTATTTACGCCGACATTTACAATTCCAGCCGCCAGCGCGCCGAAGCCATCGTCGACCAGCAGCAAGCCTCAGTGGACAATTCCAGGGCGTCCATTGCCAGCTATAAAGCCCAACTGGACCAGGCCGAAGCCGCATTTAACCGCGAAAAAACCCTCCTGGACGAAAAGGTGGTTTCCCGGTCCGAATTCGAAACGACCCAAAGCCAATACCTCACCGCCCAGGCCAACTATAACGCCGCCCTCCAGAACGTACGCAGCGGCCAGGCCGGCGTCATTTCCGCCCGGGCCAGCCTGACAGAGGCAGACAAAGACCTCTCCCGGACCATCATCCTGGCACCCATGGACGGGCTTGTTTCGCTGCTCAGTGTCAAAAAAGGCGAACGCGTTGTGGGGACCGCGCAAATGGCGGGTACCGAGATGATGCGCGTGGCCGATATGAGCCAGATCGAAGTCCAGGTGGACGTAGGAGAAAACGATATTCCCAAGGTCCGCATCGGGGACAGCGCCCAAGTAGAGGTAGACGCCTACAACAACCGGAAGTTCCGGGGCGTGGTCACGCAGATCGCCAACGGCAATGCCGCCCTGACCTCTTCCGTAACCACCACGACCAGCAATACCGATGTCACCAACTATAAGGTACACGTCCGGTTGATCCCGTCCTCCTATAAAGACCTGATCGTACCCCACAAATCGTTTCCTTTCCGCCCTGGTATGAGCGCCAGTGCCGACATCGAGACGCGGAGCAAAACCCACGTCCTGGCCGTCCCCATTCTTTCGGTGACAACAGCCGCCCCCGAAGGCCTTTCCGCCAAGACACAGGCCGCCGAAAAGAAAGAGCTGGCGGCTTCGCGGGGTGACGATGCCTCCGGCGCGCCCAACGACCTCATGGAAGTCCTGTTCCAGGTACGTGGCGACACCGTACGGAGAATTACCGTGACCACGGGTATCCAGGACAACGACTATATCGAAATCCTGAGTGGCATTCAACCCGGAGACACGGTGGTGAGCGCGCCCTTCAACGCCATCAGCAAGGAACTGAAAACCGGTACAAAAATCAAGATTACCCCCAAGGAAAAATTGTTTGAAATCAAGGATTGATGAGTCAAGAGCCTTCCATCGGCCTCATCGGAAGCGGTAGCTGGGCCACCGCGCTTGCAAAGATCCTCACCGACAAGGGAAACCCCCTGCGCTGGTGGATCAGGAGCGCGGCTTCCGTACAACACTTTTTGCAAAGACGGCACAACCCTGCCTACTTAAGTTCGGTCAATTTCGACACCAGCCTCCTTACCCTGGACACCGATGTCTCCGTCATCGTCCGGGATGCGGACCTGGTCGTCCTGGCCGTCCCCTCCGCTTATATGGAAGAAACGCTGTCCGTGCTACCGGCCGACGCCTTCCGGGGTAAAAAGGTTATTTCCGCCGTCAAGGGCATCCTGCCCGTCGGACACCGTTTGCTCAACGACTACCTGGAAGAACGTTTTCACGTTCCGCTCTCCGACTATTTTACGATCATGGGCCCCTGTCACGCCGAAGAAGTGGCCGCGGAAAAGCTCTCCTACCTCACGTTTTCGGGGATCGACCCCGCGGCCACGGCCCGCATCGCCCAGCGTTTCAACACCCCCTATCTCAATACCGTCGTCAACGATGACGTCTACGGGGTGCAATACGCCGCCGTACTAAAGAACATTTACGCCCTCGGGGCCGGGATCGCCCACGGTCTTGAATACGGTGACAACTTCCTCAGCGTCCTCATCGCCAACAGCGCCGACGAGATGGCCTCCTTTCTACGCAGGGTCGGTGCCAGGAATATGGAGGTCGGCGTCCACCACCTCATCCCCGGTGTCAGCCAGAGTCCCTTGCGCAAAACCGCCAACTACGCCGCCTCCGTCTATTTGGGCGACCTCCTCGTGACCTGCTACTCCCTGTACAGCCGGAACCGCACCTTTGGCAATATGATCGGCAAGGGATACAGCGTCCGGGCCGCCCAGCTCGAAATGAACATGGTGGCCGAGGGATACAACGCCAGCCGGAGCCTTTTTGAAATTAACAAAGAAATAGGAGCCGACATGCCCATCGCTTCCGCCGTGTATCGCATTCTGTGGGAAGGACTTCCGCCGGGCGAAGCCTTCCGGCGGATGGAAGGGGGGCTGATCTAGGGTTGGTCTTTCGCCGGGATTGTTGTAGCTTTAGGGTAGGAAAATTTCAGGAATATGCCGTTCTCATTTACAGGTTTCGGTGGTGTGGGTATTCTGGTCCTTGTGGGGCTGGCGGTCCTCCTTCAGGTCGGCCGGTGGATCAATGAGCGGTTGCACCACGGGCGCTAGCCCGGGTCCGCCTCCCCTGCGGCGGGTTCCTCGAAGAACAAGTCCGACGCAATCCCGTCGGCGAATAATTTCCCTTCCTTCGTCAGTATTCGATTTGATCCTGCGCTGAGCATCCAGCCTTTGGCTTCCATGCTTTTGGCTTGCTGCTCGATGATTCCTCTTTCGGCTTTGCCCCACTCCCTTTCGACCCGCTCCAGGTCCAGCCCTTCCATGGTGCGGATCGAGATCATGATATACTCGTTTAATCGCTGGACGGGGGTGAGGGCTTCCACTTCGAAGGGGATCTCTCCTTTTGCGATCGCCTCCAGGTACAGCGCATTGTTGGACACATTCCATCGCCGGTTCCGCCCGTCGAAGGAATGGGCCGACGGCCCGAGCCCTAAGTACGGCACACCCTGCCAGTAGCTGCTGTTGTGGCGGCTCCGGTGACCCGGCAGGGCGAAATTGGAAATTTCGTAGTGTTCGTAACCCGCGTCTTTTAGCGTGTCCATGACCAGGAGGAACTGCCGTGCCTGGACCTCGGGGTCGATGGGGGGCATCTTGCCGCGGCGGATGTCCTTGTCCAGCGCGGTCCGGGGCTCCACCGTGAGGGCGTAGCAGCTCAGGTGTGGGCAACCCAGCGCGATGGCCTCGGCCAGGTTTTCTTTGAGCGCATCGTCGCTCAACCCCGGGGTCCCGTAAATAAGGTCGATGGAATCGTGGTCGAAACCGGCTGCCCTTGCCGCCCGGATCGCTTCCCGCGCCTGCCCCGCATTGTGTGCGCGGTTCATCCATTGCAGGTCCGCGTCCCGGAAGGACTGGACGCCGATGCTGAGGCGGTTGATCCCGGCGCGTTTCCAGGCTTCCAGTTTTTCTGCGCCGATGTCGTCGGGGTTGGCTTCGAGGGTCACCTCGGCGCCTTCGGCCACCGCGTAGCGGTGCCTCACGGCGTCCAGCAGACGCTGTAGGGCGGTGTCCGGCAGCAGGGAGGGCGTGCCGCCGCCGAGGTAGACGGTGCCTACGTGCGGCGCGCCTTTGCGCCCTGCGTCACCCGCGCCTGCGGCGGTGCCGCTGCTACGCGGAGCGGCGCCCTCGCGCCCAGCGCCTGCTGCGCCCTCCAGGAACCCCGCCGCGAGGTCCATCTCGCGGATGAGGGCGTCCACCATGCGGTCGATGGTGCCCAGGGACGTACTGAAATGGAAGTTACAGTAGTGGCATGCCTTCCGGCAAAAAGGAATATGTATGTAGATACCGGCCAATAAATATGGTTTAGACGCGTTAAAGCCTAGTTTTGCGTTCGTACCACTGATGCTGAAAAACCTGCTGCCCATACTGCTGTTGTCGGGTGGGGTCCTCCGGGGCCTCGCGCAGGTCGTGCCGCCTTCCGGCGCTGGCAGGGTGGAAGCCCCCAAGGGGCAGGTGTATCCGCTGACGGTGGTCGCGGCCAGCAAAGATAGCGCAGCCAGCAAAGATAGCACCGCCGGCGTGGACCGTCCGGGTCTTCAGCAAACTTTTCCCGACCGTATTTCCTGTTTCCGTTATGTAAACGGTCTGGCGGCCTTGTTGCAGGCGCAGGGATATATTGCGGCTTCGGTGGATTCTACCAGTTTTACAAAAGACGGGGCGCGCATCGTTTTGTACGTGGGACGCCGCTACCGGTGGGGCAGCCTGGTCGACCGGATCGATCCCGTGATCCTGGAGCAGCTCCATTTCGACGACCAGAAAGCGTGGCGGCGGCCCATCCAGTGGAAGGTGCTGGCGGGGCTGGAGACGGGCGTGGTTGAATATTGTGCACAGCATGGCTATCCGTTTGCCCGGGTAGGGCTGGACAGTGTCCGGTTCGACGGGGATACCGTGGACGCCGTCATCCGGCTGGACAAGGGGTATCTTTACCGGATCGATAGCATCCGTTTGTTTGGGAACGTCAAAGTCAATAAGGAGTTTCTTTACCGGTACCTGGATATACCCCCGGGGTCGCCTTATGACCAGAACAAGCTGAACACCGTGAGCTCGCGCATCCTGGCCTTGTCTTACGTACAGGAGGAGAAACCCTGGACCCTGCGGATGACGGGTACGGGGGCTGTCCTGGACCTTTACCTCAAGCCAAAGCGGAACAACCAGATTGACGGGATGCTGGGGCTTCTTCCGACGACCGCGGCGGACGGTTCCACCACTACCCAGGTGGTAGGAGAGCTCAAGCTGCAGTTACAAAATGCGTTTGGCAACGGGGAAGGGATCAGCGTGAACTGGCAGCAGCTCCAGCCCCAGACACCCCGGCTGAACCTGGGGTTTCAACAGCCTTACCTGTTCCAGTCGCCTTGGGGGGTGAGTACGACCTTCGACCTGCTCAAAAAAGATTCGTCTTACCTGAACATCAATTTCAAGATAGGAGGCACGCTGGCGCTGAGTACGCAGCGCACGCTCACCCTTTTCCTTCAACTTTTCGGCTCCAGCCTCCTTAACGTGGATACCAATACCGTCAAGGCGACCCACCAGCTCCCCGACGTGCTGGACATGGGGACGACGTTCATCGGCATCGCTTATGACTGGAGGAACACCGATTACGTATACAATCCCCGGAAGGGGAATGAGCTGAGCCTGGTTTTCCTGGGCGGGCGAAGGCGTATCAAGGAGAACACGTCCATTACGCAACTCCAGGACACTTCCGGTTTCAATTATTCCTCCTTGTACGATACCGTGCCGCTCATCAGCTATCAACTCAAGGCCCAACTGGGCATCGCACATTATTTCCCCCTGGGACGGCAAAGCACGCTGCGTACGGCGTTTAACGGCGGGTGGCAGGTCAGCCCCCAGTTGTACACCAACGAGCTCTTCCAGATCGGCGGGTACAAGCTGCTCCGGGGGTTTGACGAGGAGAGCATCTATGCTTCCCAATACCTCGAAGGATCCCTGGAGTACCGGATCCTGATCGGTCAGAATTCCTATTTCTTTGGTTTTACCGATGGGGCGTGGGTGCGCAACCAAAGCGTGGGAAACGACCTGAACACGACACTTTTGGGGGTAGGGTTCGGGATTAACCTGGAAACAAAGGCCGGGATGTTTAATATCAGCTTCGCCGAAGGCGAGGGGAATGGTGAAAATTTTAACTTTGGCAATACCAAGGTCCATATAGGCTACGTAAACTTTTTTTGATGGCTTCGCTGCGCTGCTTTGTTTTTCTTTGGTGTTGTCTGGCCGGCCTGGCGGGCCGGGCCCAGGACTCGGGCGGGACCGCACCGGTCCGGCAGGACACCGTCCTCCGCACCCCCGTTTTGGATTCCGCCGCCCGGGCGGCGCACCGGGATTCGGTCCGGCGGCGCCGGGCACTTCGCGATACCCTGGCGGCCCGCGCGCGCCGGGATTCCATTCAACTGGCCGTCCGCGACTCCGTCCGGCGGGATTCGCTTCGCCGGGATTCGATCGCACATACAGGAGCTGTGGTCAAGCGTGACAGCCTCGCCAACGCACCGGTTGGAGCCGGCACACCGGGTGGAAATGCTACCGCCCCCGCGGCGGCCCCGGCCCCCCCGGCGGCGCCCGTTCGCCCGGACACAAAGGCGGGCATTCCCAAAATCAGGGTCGGGCGTGACCTTTTGTTCTATGTCGTCCTTTTGCTGGCTCTTTGGATGGGAATCCTCAAATCGGGCTACCAGAAATACTATGACGATTTGTTCACGGTCTTTTTCCGGAGCAGCCTCCGCCAGCATCAGATCAGGGAACAGTTGCTCCAGGCCCGGTTGCCGTCCCTTTTGTACAACTTGTTTTTTGTGGGGTGCGCGGGGACCTTTCTCTACCTGCTGGCCGTTCCCTACGCGGCCCGCCTGGGTCATCCCGAATGGCAGATTTGGATCGCCGCGATCGGAGCGGTCGCCCTTTTATACGCAGTAAAATTCGTAGGACTCAAGCTCTCGGGATGGGTGTTCGGCATGACCGGGGCAGTGGATACGTATATATTTATCGTATTCCTGGTCAACAAGATATTGGGGGTTGCGCTGCTCCCCATCGTCGTCTTGCTGGCTTTTGCCCAGGATCCCTTGCAGTCGGCTGCTGCCACCCTGGGGGTTATGCTGGTGGCCGGGATGTTAATTTATCGTTTTATCCGTTCTTACCGCCCGGTCTGGGAGGAGGTGCAAATGAGCCGTTTCCATTTTTTTCTGTACCTTTGCGCCTTTGAAATCGCGCCGCTATTGCTGATCTACAAAACAATGCTTAAGCTATTGTGATTATTCTTTAATTTTGTATTCATCATATCTAAATCCGGTATGGTAAAAAACGGGCAGAAGAAATCCTCGTCTGGAAAGATTGTAAAAAGCATCCTGATTACCCAACCTAGGCCCGACTCCGAAAAGTCTCCCTATTTCGAGTTGGCTAAGAAGTATGACGTGCAGTTGGATTTCCACCCGTTCATCCGGGTGGAGGGGGTCGTTTCCAGAGACTTCCGCAAACAAAAGATCGACATTGCGGGCTATTCGGCAGTCATCTTCACGAGCCGGAATGCCATCGATCATTTCTTCCGTATTTGTGAGGAAATGAAGGTCAGCGTCTCTCAGGATACCAAGTATTTTTGCATCGCGGAAGCGGTGGCCTTGTACCTTCAGAAATTCATTCTCTACCGGAAGCGAAAAGTGTTTTACGGGGCGGACGGGACGAACAAGAGCCTGTTCGACGTGATCAACAAACACAAGGACAACGAAAAGTTCCTGTATCCCTGCTCGGAAACCCAGGACAACGAGATCACGACCTGGCTGAAGAACAACCGTTGCGAGTACGCCACACCGGTATTATACCGCACCGTGAGCAACAACGTCAAAGACCTGCTCGGCGGTAACGAATACGATATTATATGCTTTTTCACCCCCAGCGGCGTAAAAAGCCTTTTTGAAAATATGCCGGATTTCCGTCAGAACGGGACAAAGATCGGGGCCTTTGGTTCAAACACATCCAAGGCTGTCGAAGATGCAGGGCTTCACCTGGACATCAAGGCTCCGGAGCCCGAGGCACCCAGCATGGTGGCGGCGTTGGAGCGGTACCTTAAGCTTGTCAAAGAGTAAATTATTTTAGCATACGCTATGTGGGAAGTGGGTCGTTGGACCCACTTCTCGTGTTTTCGAAAACACCTTTTATGAACCGACTTGCCACGGAAAGCAGCCCCTACCTGCTGCAACACGCGCACAATCCCGTCGACTGGTATCCCTATGGGGAAGAGGCATTGACAAGGGCCGTGGCGGAGGACAAACCGATCCTGGTCAGCGTCGGGTATGCCGCCTGCCATTGGTGTCACGTCATGGAAAGGGAGAGCTTCGAACAGCAGGACGTGGCCGCGCTGATGAATGCCCATTTCATCAACATCAAGATCGATCGCGAGGAAAGACCCGACCTCGACCACATCTATATGGACGCCCTCCAGGCCATGACGGGGAGCGGCGGATGGCCCCTCAACCTTTTTTTGACGCCTGACGGGCGGCCGTTTTTTGGGGGAACGTATTTCCCGCCGGTCCGGGCTTATGGAAGACTCTCCTGGAAAGAGACACTCCAGGAGGTCGCCCGCGCTTTTGCCGGCAGGCGGCAGGAGATCGAGACCCAGGCAGACCAGCTGACCGAGCATTTATCGGTGTCCAATGCCTTTGGGTTGTCTGCCCAACCCGGTCTTGTCACCAGGAGCCAGATCGACACGATGTACGGCGCCCTGATGCAGCAGGCTGACCGGGAAGAAGGTGGTTTTGGACGGCCCCCTAAGTTTCCCCAAACCTTTTCCTTGTTGTGGTTGATCCGGCATGCCCATTTTACCGGGGAGCAGGAGGGGCTGACCCATGCCCTGTCCAGCCTGGATCACCTGTTGAACGGAGGGATTTATGACCAGTTGGGGGGCGGCATGGCCCGGTACAGTACGGATCGTGGGTGGCTGGTACCCCATTTTGAAAAAATGTTGTACGACAATGCGCTCCTGGTCAGCGTCCTTTGCGAGGCCTACGGGTGTACGCGCGAAACCCGTTTCCGGGACGGGATCCGGGATGTGCTGGCGTTTGTCCGCCGGGAATGGATGACACCGGACGGCTTGTTTTGTGCCGCCTGGGACGCCGACAGCGAAGGGGTGGAAGGAAAATATTATACCTGGACGAAGGGTGAGATCGACGCCCTTCTGGGGGAGGATGCCGGCACCTTTTGCCGGTTGTTCGGGGTAACGGAGGAGGGGAACTGGGAAGGGGTCAACATCCTTCACCGGCCCGCCGTTGTCCCGGCTGACGAACAAGGCCTGGTGGAGCGCTGCCGCCGGATCCTGCTGGATGCCCGCCAGGACCGGGTCCCCCCGCTCCTGGACGACAAACAGATCCTCAGTTGGAACGCCTTGATGAACAAAGCCTTTTCCCAGGCCTTTGCGGCCACGGGGGAGGAGGGCTACCGGCAAACGGCCGTGGAACACATGACCTCTTTGTTACGCCATTACCGGCTTGTGGATGGACTCGGCCATGTGTACAAAAATGGTACCGTACGGTATCCGGCTTTTCTGGACGACTACGCCTACCTTATACAGGCTTTGCTGTTGTTGCAGGAGATCACGGCAGACCCCGTCTACCTCCGGGAAGCCAAAGACTGGACGGAATACGTCGTGGCGCACTTCAGCGAGCCTTCCAGCGGTTTTTTCTTTTATACCCACGCCGGCCAAAAAGACGTTCTGTTCCGGAAAAAAGAGATCTATGACGGGGCGACGCCCTCCGGTAACGCGGTGATGGCCTGGAACTTATGGTATCTTTCCGTCATCCTGGACCAGCCGGGCTGGCGCACCAGGGCCGAGACCATGCTGCAAGGCGTTCTGCAGGCGGCGACCCGGTACCCGACTTCTTTTGGGGTCTGGGCGGACCTGGCGCTCCAGGCTTTGTTCGGCTGGAATGAGGTGGCTATAGTGGGCCACAGCTATGCAGAAACCCTCCAGGCCGTTCTTGGCCACTATATCCCCAACCGGGTTCTCCAGGCTGGAGCCAAAGGAGACCCCAGTTTCCCGCTGCTGGAAGGCAAAAAAGCCCCGCCAGAGGCAACCTGGATCTACCTCTGCCGTAATTATACGTGCGCGGCACCCGTTGCCGACGCCGACGCCCTGATGCAACAAATAAGACGGGAGACACAATAACGATGGGTCCGGGAACGTTTAAAAAGAGTTAAAAATATCACGGTAAAAATTTTTTATTTCTTATTATTTTTTATAGAATTGTGGACATTTTGCATGGTTTCCGCTTTGTAAACTGTACAACTGTCCAATACCTATATGAAAATTTTGACAATGAAGAACCAATTACTAGGCCTTGTGGCTGTCGCTTCGCTTACCCTTGCATCCTGCGGCAAAAGCGGACAATCTTACAAAGATGATGGTCAACTTCGGGGAGTCGCCTATGGCAAGGCCAACAACCTTACCAAGCCCTACGGTATGGTCTATGTCCCCCAGGGTACCTTCCACATGGGGCCCAGTGATGAGGACATCAACTATGCCTTTACCGCAAGGAACAGGCAGGTGTCTATCAGCGGGTTTTGGATGGACGCCACCGAAATTACCAATAGCGAATACCACCAGTTCACCAACTGGGTGAGGGATTCCATCGCCGCCAAGCTGCTGGGCTATGTCAAGCAGACGGACGGCGAAGAATTCATTGACTGGAAGCGTGCCCGCACCATTTTCTCCAAACCCGACAAGGGCACCACGGAGAAGCTGGACGCCATGATGCTGACCACCGACAACCGGATTTTTGGACGCCGGGAAATCGATGCGGACAAGCTGGTCTATGAGTACGAGGACTTCAACTTCAAGGCCGCCGCTTACCGGAAGCCCAATGAACCCCGCTCCAAATTCATCGTCAAGGAACCGATCAAGATTTACCCGGATACCCTGGTTTGGGTAAGGGACTTCTCCTATTCCTATAACGAGCCCATGGCTCAGCGCTATTACTCCCACCCTGCTTACGCCGACTACCCGGTCGTAGGGGTGAACTGGAAGCAAGCCACCGCTTTCTGTAACTGGCGCACCCACTACCTCAACTCCTTCCTGGAGTCGAAAAAGAAACCGACCGAATCCAGTTTCCGTCTTCCGACCGAAGCGGAATGGGAATACGCCGCCCGTGGCGGCCGCAGCCAATCCCTCTTCCCCTGGGGTAGCTATTATCTCCGTAACAAAAAAGGGTGTCTCTTAGCCAACTTCAAACCCGGTCGTGGTAACTATCCCGAAGACGGTGCGCTGTATACCGCCCGTGCCGATGCTTACTGGCCCAACGACTTTGGTCTGTACAACATGGCGGGGAACGTATCCGAGTGGACCTCCTCCCTGTACTACGAAGGCGCGTACACCTTTATGCACGACATGAACCCCGATATTCGCTGGAATGCCCAGGATTCCGACCCTCCCCGTATGAAACGCAAGGTCATTCGCGGGGGTAGCTGGAAGGACGTAGGTTACTTCCTCCAGGTGGGCACCCGCGCTTACGAATACCAGGACACGGCCAAGTCTTACATTGGTTTCCGTTGCGTCATCGACCTGCCCGCGGCCAAATAATCCCGAACTTAACACACAACTCTTTTTAATCCCATTATCCTAAACTCGACTAAACAGATTAACTATGTTATTCTTCAAGACCAAGCGCGGCCAGTCCGTCATGAATTTTTTGTTCAGCTTTTTCGCTGCGATCGTTATTGCCGGGGCATTGTTTAAAATCGAACACTGGCCTGCAGCGGATATCATGATCATTTGCGGTCTCGTTGCGGAGATCATCGTGTTCCTGCTCATGGCCTTCCTCGTGCCCGCGCATGAAGAATACTATTGGGAACGCTTTTTCCCCAACATTACCGAGCACCCCGATGTGGAAGAACGCCGCACCGGTAAGTTCTCGATCACGCCCCTGAGCATGGCCGGCGCCTCCTCCAGCGGTAATGCCGCACTGGACAAACTGGACGACATGCTGGCCAAGGCCGACATCACGCCCGCCAACCTGGGCCGTCTGAGCGAAAACTTCTCCAAACTCAACACGACCGTTACCAAGATGGGTGACATCGGGGACGTCGTTGCCGCTACCGGTGACTACACCGCCCGGACCCGTGAAGCCGCCCAGTCGCTGGTGACCCTGAAAGAAGCTTATTCCAACGCTGCTACTTCGGTTGGGTACTTCAACAGCGCTTCCGAAAGCACGAAGGATTTCCACATACAAGTACAACACCTGACGAAGAACCTCTCCTCGCTGAATACGATCTACGAACTGGAACTCCAGGATACCAACAACCACCTGAAAGCCATGAACGCTTTCTACGGCAACCTGGTCAAGGCATCCCAAGGCATGGAAGGCAGCGTAGAAGAGGCCAAGAAGGTCACTACCCAGATCTCCAACCTGTCGCACAACCTGTCGACGTTGAACCAGATCTATGGGAACATGATCAATGCCATGCACGGCCGCTAGGTTTGACTATATCCTTTGAAATCCAAATTCACTCACGAGTCTTTAAATCCTGAATAGTCATGGCCTTACCAAAAGAGCCCAGGCAAAAGATGATTAACATGATGTATTTAGTGCTGACCGCGTTGTTGGCAATAAATGTATCTGCTGAAATATTGAATGCCTTTAAAACGGTGGACGGTAGCATCAACCGCTCCAACAACCTGATCGATAACAAGAGCAAGAGCGAGCTCACCGCCTTCGACAAGGCCATTAAGGACCAGGGCGAAGCAAAAGTCCTGCCCTTCAAGATGAATGCCTTGGCGGCAGTGGAGATCGAGAAGCGTGCTTCTTCCTTTATCGAGAACCTGAAATTGCAGATTAAGATGGCATCCGGTGGCAAGGCCCCGGATGGCGAGGAGTACAAGGACGACTATATGGACGGTCCTACCCGCATCATGGACAACCAGAAAAAGGGTATAGCCCTGCGGGATTCCATCCTGGCCTGGAGGAACGAGTTGCTGGAACTGGCCCCCAACGGCCGGAAAAGCGTTCTCGAAGAGACCCTCCCCCTGAAACTCGATACCCCCAAGGTAGAGAACAAAGGGAACAGGGATTGGGTCGGCGCTCACTTCCGCATGGTACCGGCCGTTGCTGCCGTCACCATCCTGGACAAGTTTAAAAATGACGTAAAAGCATCCTCCGCATCGATCGTTGAGGACAATTTGTCCCAGATAAATGCGTTAGATATTAAGCTGGACCAATTCGAGCCTTACGTATCCGCCAACTCCCTCTACCTGATGAACGGTCAACAGTTCCAGGCTACGATCGGGGTAGGTGCTTTCAGCAGCGCAGTGAATCCTGAAATTACGGTAGACGGTGCTCCCCTGTCCGTGGCAAATGGTAAAGGGGTTTATTCGGCCACCGCTTCCGGTTCCGGTTCCCACACCCTGCACGTGCACATCCGGATGCGTAAACCCGACAATACCTACCTGGAAAAGGACGAAGACATTACGTATAACGTTGGTTCCTCCACGTTTGCCGTGTCCGCCGACCTCACCAAGGTGCTGTTCCGCGGCATCGACAACCCGATCTCCGTATCCGGGGGCGGTGTAGGCGCCGAAGGGTTGAGTGTATCGGCTTCCAATGGGCCTTGTACCAAGATCGGGGCCGGGAAATATATGCTGAAACCCGGCGAGGGTTCCGAAGACCGGGTAACGGTCACGGCTCACCGCCCGGACGGTTCCACGTCCAACCTGGGTAGCGAATCCTTCCAGGTAAAGGACCTGCCCAATCCGACGGCCTACGTAGGCACTAA
This region of Dinghuibacter silviterrae genomic DNA includes:
- a CDS encoding efflux RND transporter periplasmic adaptor subunit — protein: MKKFLLWTLIVLVVLAIVFFVMKAMSGDAGIKVAVDKTYYRDITELVSASGKVYPEIEVKVSSDVSGEVTELLVKEGDTVKKGQVVARIYADIYNSSRQRAEAIVDQQQASVDNSRASIASYKAQLDQAEAAFNREKTLLDEKVVSRSEFETTQSQYLTAQANYNAALQNVRSGQAGVISARASLTEADKDLSRTIILAPMDGLVSLLSVKKGERVVGTAQMAGTEMMRVADMSQIEVQVDVGENDIPKVRIGDSAQVEVDAYNNRKFRGVVTQIANGNAALTSSVTTTTSNTDVTNYKVHVRLIPSSYKDLIVPHKSFPFRPGMSASADIETRSKTHVLAVPILSVTTAAPEGLSAKTQAAEKKELAASRGDDASGAPNDLMEVLFQVRGDTVRRITVTTGIQDNDYIEILSGIQPGDTVVSAPFNAISKELKTGTKIKITPKEKLFEIKD
- a CDS encoding NAD(P)H-dependent glycerol-3-phosphate dehydrogenase, which encodes MSQEPSIGLIGSGSWATALAKILTDKGNPLRWWIRSAASVQHFLQRRHNPAYLSSVNFDTSLLTLDTDVSVIVRDADLVVLAVPSAYMEETLSVLPADAFRGKKVISAVKGILPVGHRLLNDYLEERFHVPLSDYFTIMGPCHAEEVAAEKLSYLTFSGIDPAATARIAQRFNTPYLNTVVNDDVYGVQYAAVLKNIYALGAGIAHGLEYGDNFLSVLIANSADEMASFLRRVGARNMEVGVHHLIPGVSQSPLRKTANYAASVYLGDLLVTCYSLYSRNRTFGNMIGKGYSVRAAQLEMNMVAEGYNASRSLFEINKEIGADMPIASAVYRILWEGLPPGEAFRRMEGGLI
- the hemW gene encoding radical SAM family heme chaperone HemW, whose product is MAGIYIHIPFCRKACHYCNFHFSTSLGTIDRMVDALIREMDLAAGFLEGAAGAGREGAAPRSSGTAAGAGDAGRKGAPHVGTVYLGGGTPSLLPDTALQRLLDAVRHRYAVAEGAEVTLEANPDDIGAEKLEAWKRAGINRLSIGVQSFRDADLQWMNRAHNAGQAREAIRAARAAGFDHDSIDLIYGTPGLSDDALKENLAEAIALGCPHLSCYALTVEPRTALDKDIRRGKMPPIDPEVQARQFLLVMDTLKDAGYEHYEISNFALPGHRSRHNSSYWQGVPYLGLGPSAHSFDGRNRRWNVSNNALYLEAIAKGEIPFEVEALTPVQRLNEYIMISIRTMEGLDLERVEREWGKAERGIIEQQAKSMEAKGWMLSAGSNRILTKEGKLFADGIASDLFFEEPAAGEADPG
- a CDS encoding ShlB/FhaC/HecB family hemolysin secretion/activation protein; translated protein: MLKNLLPILLLSGGVLRGLAQVVPPSGAGRVEAPKGQVYPLTVVAASKDSAASKDSTAGVDRPGLQQTFPDRISCFRYVNGLAALLQAQGYIAASVDSTSFTKDGARIVLYVGRRYRWGSLVDRIDPVILEQLHFDDQKAWRRPIQWKVLAGLETGVVEYCAQHGYPFARVGLDSVRFDGDTVDAVIRLDKGYLYRIDSIRLFGNVKVNKEFLYRYLDIPPGSPYDQNKLNTVSSRILALSYVQEEKPWTLRMTGTGAVLDLYLKPKRNNQIDGMLGLLPTTAADGSTTTQVVGELKLQLQNAFGNGEGISVNWQQLQPQTPRLNLGFQQPYLFQSPWGVSTTFDLLKKDSSYLNINFKIGGTLALSTQRTLTLFLQLFGSSLLNVDTNTVKATHQLPDVLDMGTTFIGIAYDWRNTDYVYNPRKGNELSLVFLGGRRRIKENTSITQLQDTSGFNYSSLYDTVPLISYQLKAQLGIAHYFPLGRQSTLRTAFNGGWQVSPQLYTNELFQIGGYKLLRGFDEESIYASQYLEGSLEYRILIGQNSYFFGFTDGAWVRNQSVGNDLNTTLLGVGFGINLETKAGMFNISFAEGEGNGENFNFGNTKVHIGYVNFF
- a CDS encoding DUF4271 domain-containing protein; translation: MASLRCFVFLWCCLAGLAGRAQDSGGTAPVRQDTVLRTPVLDSAARAAHRDSVRRRRALRDTLAARARRDSIQLAVRDSVRRDSLRRDSIAHTGAVVKRDSLANAPVGAGTPGGNATAPAAAPAPPAAPVRPDTKAGIPKIRVGRDLLFYVVLLLALWMGILKSGYQKYYDDLFTVFFRSSLRQHQIREQLLQARLPSLLYNLFFVGCAGTFLYLLAVPYAARLGHPEWQIWIAAIGAVALLYAVKFVGLKLSGWVFGMTGAVDTYIFIVFLVNKILGVALLPIVVLLAFAQDPLQSAAATLGVMLVAGMLIYRFIRSYRPVWEEVQMSRFHFFLYLCAFEIAPLLLIYKTMLKLL
- a CDS encoding uroporphyrinogen-III synthase, producing MVKNGQKKSSSGKIVKSILITQPRPDSEKSPYFELAKKYDVQLDFHPFIRVEGVVSRDFRKQKIDIAGYSAVIFTSRNAIDHFFRICEEMKVSVSQDTKYFCIAEAVALYLQKFILYRKRKVFYGADGTNKSLFDVINKHKDNEKFLYPCSETQDNEITTWLKNNRCEYATPVLYRTVSNNVKDLLGGNEYDIICFFTPSGVKSLFENMPDFRQNGTKIGAFGSNTSKAVEDAGLHLDIKAPEPEAPSMVAALERYLKLVKE